The genomic DNA AGGACGGCTGTCTTCCAGTCGCCCTCGGCACCGAAACCATACCCGTCAGCCATGAGGCGCTGCACTGCAAGACCGGGAAGCTGCTTGAGCCCACCCAGGTCCTCAAAGTTCGTTGTGAATGCCTTCGCACCGCGTTCGTTCAGGAACTGACGCAGGGCAATTTCTTGGCGCGCTGCGTAACGCAGAGATTCATGCCGCTGACCCCCGGCCCGCAGCTCGGGAGCAACGTCGTACTCGTCCTCGTACACCGCACACAGCGCGTCAATCTCATCGTCGGCAACGGCGTCAACAACGGCGACGAGGTCGTTGACACCCCACGTGTTAACGGAGACTCCCAGGCGTCGTTCGGCCTCGGTCTTGTCGCCCTCGGTGACGGCAACATTACGCATGTTGTCACCGAAACGCACGACGCGCAGCTCATTTGTTGCGGCGAAGCCAGCTGCGGCACGCACCCAAGCGGCCACGCGATGACATGTCGAGGCATTCGAGGCATGTCCAACGACCGTGATGCGTGGAACTCCCAAGCGGGTAAGAATGTAGGCGTACTCGCGGTCTCCGTGTGCTGCCTGGTTGAGGTTCATGAAGTCCATGTCGATTGAGTCCCAGGGAATCTCGACATTTGCCTGGGTAGCCAGGTGGAGCATTGGCTTGGACAGCACCTCAAGTCCACGGATCCACATCTTCGCCGGCGAGAAAGTGTGCATCCACGAGATCACACCGAGAACTTTGTCGTCGGCCGATGCGTCAAGCATTGCGCGGCGGATTGCGTCAGAATCCTTGAGAACCGGCTTCCACACGATCGGCGCAGGCATGAGTCCGGATTCGTTGAGGAGACGAACAACTTCTTGTGACTGCTGGGCGACTTGACGCAGAGTGTCCTCGCCGTAGAGGTCCTGGCTGCCGGTGTAGAACCAGACTTCACGTCCTTCGTAGAACGACATTACTTGTCTCCTTCAGTGATTTGCTCGGACGAATCATGCTGGCCGTAGACAAACTGGTAGCGGTTGTACAGGGAGTCGACTTTGTCTTGCGGAATCGGAATCGGCTCACCGAGCTGGCGAGAGATATGAACTGTTCGGGCGACCTCTTCAACCATCGCAGCGGCCTTGACCGCAGCCTTGGCGTCTTTTCCAATGGTGAAGGGTCCGTGGTTTTGCATGAGGACGGCGGGGCTGCGCGATTCCTTGAGGGTGTCAACGATGCCACGGCCAATGGAGTCATCCCCAATGAGCGCAAATGGTCCGATGGGCACCGGGCCGCCGAATTCGTCGCCCATCATTGTCAGCACGCAGGGGATTTCTTCGCCGCGAGCCGCCCATGCCGTTGCATACGTTGAGTGCGTGTGGACAACGCCGCCGACCTCGGGCATGTGCTTGTAGACGTAGGCGTGGGCTGCGGTGTCGGATGATGGGGATCCTTCACCCTGGATCAGGTTTGCCTCGAGGTCGCAGACGACCATCGCTTCGGGTGTCAGGTCGTCATAACTGACGCCGGAAGGCTTAATAACAAGGAGGTCCTGCGATCCGTCCGCGGCAGGTCCCTTGACCCTCTGGGAGACATTTCCTGCGGTCCAGACGATGAGTCCCCATCGTGGAAGTTCAGCGTGAAGTGCGGAAACGATGTCGCGGGTGCGTTG from Schaalia sp. ZJ405 includes the following:
- the araA gene encoding L-arabinose isomerase, with protein sequence MSFYEGREVWFYTGSQDLYGEDTLRQVAQQSQEVVRLLNESGLMPAPIVWKPVLKDSDAIRRAMLDASADDKVLGVISWMHTFSPAKMWIRGLEVLSKPMLHLATQANVEIPWDSIDMDFMNLNQAAHGDREYAYILTRLGVPRITVVGHASNASTCHRVAAWVRAAAGFAATNELRVVRFGDNMRNVAVTEGDKTEAERRLGVSVNTWGVNDLVAVVDAVADDEIDALCAVYEDEYDVAPELRAGGQRHESLRYAARQEIALRQFLNERGAKAFTTNFEDLGGLKQLPGLAVQRLMADGYGFGAEGDWKTAVLVRAAKVMGEGLEGGASLMEDYTYNLVEGNEMILGAHMLEVCPSLTATKVKIEIHPLGIGDREDPVRMVFNADARKGVVVALSDMRDRFRLTANVVNVIEPPHDMPKLPVARAMWQPEPDFYTSVEAWLTAGAAHHTCMSTQVGADVWEMFAQIAKMELLVIDEQTTRRDFASNSRWNQAYHRLAEGL
- a CDS encoding L-ribulose-5-phosphate 4-epimerase, yielding MDHRDPSTWDADFAQNVQRTRDIVSALHAELPRWGLIVWTAGNVSQRVKGPAADGSQDLLVIKPSGVSYDDLTPEAMVVCDLEANLIQGEGSPSSDTAAHAYVYKHMPEVGGVVHTHSTYATAWAARGEEIPCVLTMMGDEFGGPVPIGPFALIGDDSIGRGIVDTLKESRSPAVLMQNHGPFTIGKDAKAAVKAAAMVEEVARTVHISRQLGEPIPIPQDKVDSLYNRYQFVYGQHDSSEQITEGDK